A genomic window from Anoplolepis gracilipes chromosome 6, ASM4749672v1, whole genome shotgun sequence includes:
- the LOC140666708 gene encoding uncharacterized protein KIAA2013 homolog, whose translation MRTGGMLDGREFGKRVRRLLDGNYSYRKILLIVLVVGGFLLYFGPSFAQWLFSTAREPIEAFEDHCINERLASFYFDAIEYNANILHNPPKENEHSYLPYIGNGVFGVSVSPEGWLYIKHGRALLLPVQWQPLISHSIPKDSSYREATIVHFTNGIVYKYQCLREGYYVDFQYYAHRGLEGILVQSIKVSNPFSLSQEVPLKPQESTHWSNSHIEPIKIQVDGFSHEYTVVSGFVSVPNSNKIIVISIIYKVPPKTVQVKARSSVKLEFLSSIQYSEPISSEQYHIERDATKKKAIDLMKKAIGRQQRSLREEHVNLWQSYWYTSLRISDSKADGAINGHKINSTMYYVLSQVSRSTQDVEKNVGMNEGCYRGHHTLDAPRLWKDTSFIEAVNEIVEAWLITLEKQGCHHLVTGGPAAVQQAIVLSLGSLRFSNQHLEFNIDPQYLHRDYLFKRISYGNLTHVNISVTVGEDNRALLGVALDKSDSVYFGCDAGCLDAPVPLSQTYTNFPVKLTKPLTAILYITSDHQHMQELRNALHVHEVDDAPAHDHQVMALHKHGHQLGGLPTLFWVSICFLIIVFHLFLCKLICNEYYSHQDRQRVRYNKP comes from the exons ATGAGAACCGGCGGCATGCTGGACGGTCGCGAGTTTGGCAAGCGTGTACGTCGTCTCCTAGACGGCAATTATTCCTACCGTAAGATCCTGCTGATTGTCCTGGTGGTTGGCGGCTTCCTATTGTACTTCGGTCCATCTTTCGCACAGTGGCTCTTCTCCACCGCTAGAGAACCTATAGAag CATTTGAGGATCACTGCATAAATGAAAGGTTGGccagtttttattttgacgctattgaatataatgcaaatattcTGCACAATCCACCTAAAGAGAATGAACATTCTTATTTGCCATATATTGGTAATGGTGTCTTTGGAGTCTCCGTTTCTCCAGAAGGCTGGCTGTATATTAAACATGGGAGAGCGCTTTTACTGCCTGTGCAATGGCAACCATTGATCTCACATTCTATACCCAAGGATAGCTCTTATCGAGAAGCTACCATTGTTCATTTTACAAACGGAATTGTTTATAAGTATCAGTGCCTTAGAGAAGGATATTACGTAGACTTTCAGTATTATGCTCATAGAGGTCTTGAAGGGATTTTGGTGCAGTCTATAAAAGTCTCCAATCCATTTTCACTCTCTCAGGAGGTTCCATTGAAGCCACAGGAATCCACTCATTGGAGTAATTCTCATATAGAGCCCATCAA GATTCAAGTAGATGGGTTTAGTCATGAGTACACTGTTGTGTCTGGATTTGTATCAGTGCCCAATTCCAACAAGATAATAGtcatatcaataatttataaagttccACCTAAAACAGTTCAAGTGAAGGCACGTAGTTCTGTCAAATTGGAATTCTTATCGAGCATTCAATACAGTGAGCCAATCTCGTCTGAACAGTATCATATAGAACGCGATGCCACCAAGAAGAAGGCGATCGAT TTAATGAAAAAGGCGATCGGACGCCAGCAACGAAGTCTGAGAGAGGAACATGTGAATCTCTGGCAAAGTTATTGGTACACAAGCCTAAGGATAAGCGACTCCAAGGCTGATGGTGCCATTAATGGCCACAAGATAAATTCTACcatgtattatgtattatctcaAGTATCGAGAAGTACTCAAGATGTGGAGAAAAATGTTGGCATGAACGAGGGCTGCTATCGAGGTCACCACACctt AGACGCCCCTCGCTTGTGGAAAGACACATCGTTCATTGAAGCTGTGAATGAGATAGTCGAGGCGTGGTTGATAACATTAGAGAAACAAGGCTGCCATCATTTAGTGACTGGTGGTCCTGCGGCTGTACAGCAAGCAATCGTGTTAAGTCTTGGTAGTTTGAGATTCAGTAATCAACATCTTGAATTCAATATCGATCCTCAGTATCTCCATCGCGACTATTTGTTCAA gcgTATAAGTTATGGAAATTTAACGCATGTGAATATATCTGTAACAGTCGGTGAAGATAATCGTGCACTATTAGGAGTAGCCTTGGACAAGAGTGACAGTGTTTATTTTGGATGTGATGCTGGCTGTTTAGATGCGCCGGTGCCTCTGAGCCAGACCTATACAAACTTTCCCGTCAAGTTAACAAAACCTCTAACTGcaatactttatataacatCTGATCACCAGCATATGCAGGAGCTTCGCAACGCTTTGCATGTGCACGAAGTGGATGATG caCCGGCGCATGATCACCAGGTGATGGCCTTGCATAAACATGGACATCAACTTGGAGGCTTGCCCACTTTATTCTGGGTGAGCATATGTTTTCTGATAATTGTGTTCCATCTCTTTCTATGTAAGCTAATttgtaatgaatattataGCCATCAAGATCGGCAGAGAGTCCGATATAATAAACCGTAA